The sequence TGCGCATTACTTGCGGTAATTCGAATTTACATGATCACTTTGGATCCAGGTATCCTACAAAAGTTTTAAGTTCTTGTTTCTGGAAGTGTGTGTTGAGCAAATGAATCGGTAGGATAAGCCACCATGCTGCCCAAGTCCCGCATCTTCTCCGTCCTCCTGCTCGGCCTCGGCGTTGCGCTGATTGCTGCTGGCCTGGCGGCGTCGAGCTTCTTGAGCTTTAGTCCACGGCTGCCGCTGGATATTGAGGACACCACGTGGACGATGCACGATGAGAACGCCGCTGCGCAGGCGCTGTCCGCGGAGGGCGTTTCGCAGTATGAGGGGCCGATGACCTATCAGCTCAACATGGACATTCAGGAGCCGGCGGACAAGGACACCGCAACACTTCGGGTGGGGGAGTCTGCCATCCGCGGGGGCACGGGCAACGTGGAGGATTTGAGCTTTGCCCGCGTGTGGGCCTATCCCGTCGATCGCCTTAGTGGTGAGGCCACGGGCTCGGCAGCACTTTCCCACACCATGGGCTCGCCCACGGCGGAGGTCCCAGTCGAAGGCTATTGGCTCAAGCTGCCAGCCGATGCCGAGCAGACCACCTATCCAGTGTTTGACCCGGTACTGCGCACAGCAGCGGACGCAGTGTTTGAGGAGTCCCTCGACATCGACGGCCGCACTGTCTACCGCTATCGCCAAGAGATCGAGCCCACCAACGTGGCTACTCTTTATGCAGGCAACACGACCACTACTTTGAGCAACGAGGATGGCTCCACCGAGCAGGGTTACCTCTTCCACGCCGCAACACGGGACCTCTTCGTGGACCAGGCCACTGGACTCGTCGTGGGCATGGACGTCGACGTGCGTGACTACTGGGCCGACCGCGAAGGTAACGAGCGCGAGATGCAGTTCGCCTTTACCGGCGCCACCGACGAGCAATCCCGAGCTGAGCTCCTCCAGCAGGCAGAGCGCTTCCCGCGCAGTGCGGTGGGGCAGTGGGTGCGCTGGGGCGGCGTCGGCAGTGGCGCGCTTCTGGTGTTGTTCGGGGCGCTGGGCGCTTTCCGACGTCCCGCACAGCGCCACTCCCGCTAACCTTCCGGACGCGCGAATCGGTGTAGCGACACGCCAGAAGTGCGTTTCGCCTTTACAAGGCTG is a genomic window of Corynebacterium singulare containing:
- a CDS encoding DUF3068 domain-containing protein, which produces MLPKSRIFSVLLLGLGVALIAAGLAASSFLSFSPRLPLDIEDTTWTMHDENAAAQALSAEGVSQYEGPMTYQLNMDIQEPADKDTATLRVGESAIRGGTGNVEDLSFARVWAYPVDRLSGEATGSAALSHTMGSPTAEVPVEGYWLKLPADAEQTTYPVFDPVLRTAADAVFEESLDIDGRTVYRYRQEIEPTNVATLYAGNTTTTLSNEDGSTEQGYLFHAATRDLFVDQATGLVVGMDVDVRDYWADREGNEREMQFAFTGATDEQSRAELLQQAERFPRSAVGQWVRWGGVGSGALLVLFGALGAFRRPAQRHSR